From the genome of Staphylococcus haemolyticus, one region includes:
- a CDS encoding YfcE family phosphodiesterase, whose amino-acid sequence MTKWLIVSDNHTESGILYHLYEVHKDADVLLHLGDSEFEYNDTELSLYRRVKGNCDFYPEFPNEEEVEIKGIKAIYTHGHLYSVNQTRMHLAQKAKSQGCQFAFYGHTHVAKYEYLDGVHVINPGSISQSRSSIEETFAELVIDEVNGSAILNYRNRDNHIIETIEFEV is encoded by the coding sequence ATGACAAAGTGGCTTATCGTCAGTGACAATCATACAGAATCTGGTATTTTATATCACTTATATGAAGTGCATAAGGATGCTGATGTTTTATTACATTTAGGGGATTCAGAATTTGAATATAATGATACTGAACTAAGCCTATATAGAAGAGTAAAAGGGAATTGTGACTTTTATCCTGAATTTCCTAATGAAGAAGAAGTGGAAATTAAAGGTATAAAGGCTATATATACTCACGGTCATTTGTATTCAGTTAATCAAACTCGTATGCATTTAGCACAAAAAGCTAAATCTCAGGGATGTCAATTTGCATTTTATGGTCATACTCATGTTGCAAAATATGAGTATTTAGATGGTGTACATGTCATAAATCCAGGCAGTATATCACAATCTCGCAGTAGTATTGAAGAAACGTTTGCCGAACTCGTTATTGATGAAGTAAATGGTAGTGCTATTCTAAATTATAGAAATCGAGATAATCATATTATAGAAACGATTGAATTTGAAGTTTGA
- a CDS encoding DUF2800 domain-containing protein — protein MKLDHTNRAHAKLSASGAKQWLNCPPSIKASEGIGDKTSVFAEEGTFAHELSELYFKHQYEDLTDFEFNKAFNNYQHNQYYSEELREYVEEYVDQVEEKYNEALARDSDVITMFETRLDLGRYVPESFGTGDVIIYSGGVLEIIDLKYGKGVEVSAIDNPQLRLYGLGAYELLSMLYDIHTVKMTIIQPRLDNFSTEELQINTLVDWGLEYVRPRAELAFNGEGEFKAGEHCRFCKIKHSCRERARYMQDVPNKPAHLLSDDEIAELLYKLPDIKKWADEVESYALEQMSEHDKSYDGWKLVEGRSQRKMTDEKAIKDLLIKEGYKPENVTETKLLSLTKLEKLVGKKSFNTLASDYIVKPQGKLTLAKASDRRPAIKQSAEDDFDQI, from the coding sequence ATGAAGTTAGACCACACAAATCGTGCTCATGCCAAATTGAGTGCAAGTGGTGCTAAACAATGGCTTAACTGCCCACCTAGTATTAAAGCAAGTGAAGGTATAGGTGATAAGACTTCAGTCTTTGCAGAAGAAGGAACCTTTGCACATGAATTAAGTGAGTTGTATTTCAAACATCAATATGAAGATTTAACAGACTTTGAGTTTAATAAAGCTTTCAACAACTATCAACACAATCAATATTATTCAGAAGAATTACGAGAATATGTTGAAGAATATGTTGATCAAGTTGAAGAAAAATACAACGAAGCTTTAGCAAGAGATAGTGATGTCATTACCATGTTCGAAACAAGATTGGATTTAGGTCGATACGTTCCTGAATCGTTCGGCACAGGTGACGTCATCATCTATTCAGGCGGTGTGCTAGAAATCATTGACTTGAAATATGGTAAAGGTGTTGAAGTATCAGCAATCGATAACCCACAACTTAGACTTTACGGCTTAGGTGCTTATGAACTTTTAAGCATGCTATATGACATCCACACAGTAAAAATGACGATTATTCAACCTAGACTCGACAACTTTTCAACTGAAGAACTTCAAATCAATACACTCGTTGATTGGGGCTTAGAGTATGTAAGGCCTAGAGCAGAACTTGCTTTTAATGGTGAGGGTGAATTTAAAGCAGGTGAGCATTGTAGGTTCTGTAAGATTAAACATTCATGTAGAGAACGTGCTCGATACATGCAAGATGTACCAAATAAACCGGCTCACTTATTAAGTGATGATGAAATAGCCGAGCTGCTTTATAAGCTACCTGATATTAAGAAATGGGCAGATGAAGTTGAAAGCTATGCGCTTGAACAGATGTCTGAGCACGATAAATCATATGACGGTTGGAAACTCGTTGAAGGCCGTTCACAACGTAAGATGACAGATGAAAAAGCAATTAAAGATTTATTAATTAAAGAGGGCTATAAGCCTGAAAACGTTACAGAAACAAAGTTACTTAGCCTAACGAAATTAGAAAAATTAGTCGGTAAAAAATCATTTAACACTTTAGCCAGTGACTACATTGTTAAGCCACAAGGTAAGCTCACACTTGCCAAAGCGTCTGATAGACGACCAGCAATTAAGCAAAGTGCCGAAGATGATTTTGACCAAATATAA
- a CDS encoding DUF3310 domain-containing protein: MENVRIIDLKVDNIVQFQATFKGVTAMQTAIVNRVYAKEKGLKTIWYAEVENAGGYKFTLTDNDDFVRVDEPFTRKVDMKEGQDMVNKPKHYTYGDIEVIDFIEQVTKDYKPELAFSIGNAIKYISRANHKNGKEDLDKARWYLNRAFEKWVD; encoded by the coding sequence ATGGAAAATGTAAGAATAATTGATTTGAAAGTAGATAATATTGTTCAGTTCCAAGCAACATTTAAAGGTGTTACTGCTATGCAAACGGCCATAGTCAATCGTGTGTATGCAAAAGAAAAAGGTTTGAAAACAATTTGGTATGCAGAGGTAGAGAATGCAGGTGGTTATAAATTCACACTTACAGATAACGATGACTTTGTGAGAGTTGATGAGCCATTCACACGTAAAGTGGACATGAAGGAAGGACAAGACATGGTGAATAAGCCAAAACATTACACATACGGCGACATCGAAGTCATAGATTTTATTGAACAAGTAACGAAAGATTACAAACCAGAATTAGCGTTTAGTATCGGTAATGCAATCAAATATATCAGTCGTGCCAATCATAAAAATGGTAAAGAAGATTTAGACAAGGCACGTTGGTACTTAAATCGTGCATTTGAAAAGTGGGTGGACTAA
- the sdhB gene encoding succinate dehydrogenase iron-sulfur subunit → MADNQSVKDTPEELRQNDSNTNEKEQKEPKQKSIKLIIKRQDNQDSKPYEETFEIPYKENMNVIACLMEIRRNPVNNKGEKTTPVTWDMNCLEEVCGACSMVINGRARQSCSAIVDQLEQPIRLEPMSTFPVIRDLQVDRTRMFDNLKRMKAWIPIDGTYDLGPGPRMPEKKRQTAYELSKCMTCGVCLEVCPNVTQNNKFVGAQAISQVRLFDLHPTGAMTKDERLDALMSAGGLQECGNSQNCVNACPKGIPLTTSIAAMNRETTFHMFKSFFGSDHKVD, encoded by the coding sequence ATGGCTGACAATCAATCAGTAAAAGACACTCCCGAAGAACTTCGCCAAAATGATAGCAATACAAATGAAAAAGAGCAAAAAGAGCCAAAACAAAAATCAATTAAGTTGATTATCAAACGACAAGATAATCAAGATTCTAAACCGTATGAAGAAACGTTTGAAATTCCTTATAAAGAAAATATGAACGTAATCGCATGTTTAATGGAAATCAGACGTAATCCAGTAAATAACAAAGGTGAAAAAACAACACCTGTTACATGGGATATGAACTGTTTAGAAGAAGTTTGTGGTGCTTGTTCAATGGTTATCAATGGACGTGCTAGACAATCATGCTCAGCAATTGTTGATCAATTAGAACAACCTATTCGTCTTGAACCAATGAGTACATTCCCTGTTATTCGTGATTTACAAGTGGATCGTACTAGAATGTTTGATAACTTAAAACGTATGAAAGCTTGGATTCCGATTGATGGTACGTATGATTTAGGACCAGGACCACGTATGCCTGAGAAAAAACGTCAAACAGCTTATGAGTTATCTAAATGTATGACGTGTGGTGTTTGTCTAGAAGTTTGTCCTAATGTTACGCAAAATAATAAATTCGTTGGTGCTCAGGCAATTTCTCAAGTTCGTTTATTCGACTTACATCCAACTGGTGCAATGACTAAAGACGAACGATTAGACGCTTTAATGAGTGCTGGCGGTTTGCAAGAATGTGGTAATTCTCAAAACTGTGTAAATGCTTGTCCGAAAGGTATTCCTTTGACAACTTCTATCGCAGCTATGAACAGAGAAACAACATTCCATATGTTTAAATCATTCTTCGGTTCAGACCACAAAGTAGATTAA
- the racE gene encoding glutamate racemase: MNKPIGVIDSGVGGLTVAKEIMRQLPNETIYYLGDIARCPYGPRPGDEVKQFTTQLANKLMQFDIKMLVIACNTATAVALEHLQQMLPIPVIGVIEPGSRTAIMTTKNQNVLILGTEGTIKSEAYRHHIKHINPNVHVYGVACPGFVPLVEQMRYDDPTITSIVIHQTLKQWRNTDADTIILGCTHYPLLYKPINDYFGGEKKVISSGLETAREVSALLTFSNEHASYTQHPEHRFFATGDTVHIKNIILQWLKLDVEVERISVDE, encoded by the coding sequence ATGAATAAACCAATTGGTGTTATAGATTCAGGTGTTGGTGGGTTGACAGTTGCTAAAGAAATCATGCGTCAATTACCCAACGAAACAATTTACTATCTAGGGGATATTGCAAGATGTCCTTATGGTCCAAGACCTGGTGATGAAGTTAAACAATTTACTACTCAACTTGCTAATAAATTAATGCAATTTGATATTAAAATGCTTGTAATAGCTTGTAATACAGCTACCGCTGTAGCATTAGAACATTTGCAACAAATGTTGCCTATTCCAGTTATTGGAGTTATTGAGCCAGGGTCAAGAACAGCTATTATGACTACTAAAAATCAAAATGTTTTAATTTTAGGGACTGAAGGAACTATTAAATCTGAGGCGTATAGACATCATATTAAGCACATTAATCCAAACGTCCATGTTTATGGTGTAGCTTGCCCAGGGTTTGTTCCACTAGTTGAACAAATGCGCTACGATGATCCTACAATTACAAGTATTGTCATTCATCAAACGTTAAAGCAGTGGAGAAATACTGATGCAGATACGATAATTTTAGGTTGCACACACTATCCATTGTTATATAAGCCTATAAATGATTATTTTGGAGGAGAGAAAAAGGTTATTTCCTCTGGATTAGAAACAGCACGTGAAGTTAGTGCTTTATTAACTTTTAGTAATGAACATGCGAGCTATACACAACATCCAGAGCATAGATTCTTTGCTACTGGAGATACAGTACATATTAAAAATATCATTTTACAATGGTTAAAATTAGATGTTGAAGTTGAACGCATCAGTGTAGATGAATAA
- a CDS encoding DNA polymerase → MNIDIESYSSNDISKCGAYKYTEAEDFEILIIAYSIDGGPVSAIDMTKVDNEPYHADFETFKIALFDSNVKKYAFNANFERTCLAKHFNEPMPPEEWICTMVNATRIGLPASLDKVGSVLHLQEQKDKTGKNLIRYFSIPCKPTKVNGGRTRNLPEHDPEKWQQFIDYCIRDVEVEMNIAKKISDFEVTETEQKYWSLDQRINDRGIKLSKTLMEGANELDKLSKDELLKQATQITGLDNPNSPSQLLEWLNNEQGLDIPNLQKKTVQEYLKKATGKAKQMLEIRLQMAKTSVKKYNKMHDMMCRDERVRGLFQFYGAGTGRWAGRGVQLQNLTKHYISDTELDIARELIKEQKFDDLELLLDVHPQDLLSQLVRTTFTAENGHELAVSDFSAIEARVIAWYAKEQWRLDVFNTHGKIYEASASQMFGVPVESIKKGDPLRQKGKVSELALGYQGGPGALKAMGALDMGIDESELQGLVDSWRKANPNIVNFWKACQDAAIKTVETRQRHKTHGLTFYMNKGFLMIELPSGRALAYPKARLGENDWGAPVVNFMGLDLNRKWTKLSTYGGKLVENIVQATARDLLAISMYRIEHAGFQIVGHVHDEIIVEVPVGSNGLEKIEKLMSKPVEWAKGLNLNSDGFTSPFYMKD, encoded by the coding sequence ATGAACATTGATATCGAGTCCTATAGTAGTAACGACATCTCAAAGTGTGGTGCCTATAAATATACAGAAGCGGAAGACTTTGAAATTTTAATCATTGCTTACTCAATTGATGGTGGACCTGTTAGTGCTATTGATATGACGAAAGTTGATAACGAACCCTATCATGCAGACTTTGAAACATTCAAAATTGCTTTGTTTGACTCTAACGTAAAAAAATATGCCTTTAACGCAAATTTCGAAAGAACGTGTTTAGCAAAACATTTTAATGAACCTATGCCACCTGAAGAATGGATATGCACTATGGTTAACGCAACACGCATTGGTTTACCTGCATCACTTGATAAGGTTGGATCCGTTCTCCATTTACAGGAACAAAAAGATAAAACAGGCAAGAATTTAATTCGATATTTCTCAATTCCATGTAAACCAACAAAAGTGAATGGCGGTCGTACTCGTAACTTACCTGAACATGATCCTGAAAAGTGGCAACAATTTATTGATTACTGTATTCGAGATGTTGAAGTAGAAATGAATATTGCTAAAAAGATAAGTGATTTTGAAGTAACTGAGACAGAACAAAAATACTGGTCTTTAGATCAACGTATTAATGATAGAGGCATTAAGTTATCAAAGACTTTAATGGAAGGTGCTAATGAGCTAGATAAGTTAAGTAAAGATGAATTACTTAAACAAGCAACGCAGATAACTGGATTAGACAATCCAAACAGTCCAAGTCAATTACTTGAATGGCTCAATAATGAACAAGGCTTAGACATTCCAAACTTACAAAAGAAAACCGTTCAAGAGTATCTAAAGAAAGCCACAGGCAAAGCAAAACAAATGCTAGAGATTAGGCTACAAATGGCTAAAACAAGCGTTAAAAAATACAACAAAATGCATGACATGATGTGTCGTGATGAAAGAGTACGTGGCTTATTCCAGTTCTACGGTGCAGGCACTGGCAGATGGGCAGGCCGGGGCGTACAACTGCAAAACTTAACCAAGCACTACATCTCTGATACAGAACTTGATATAGCTAGAGAACTTATCAAAGAACAAAAGTTTGATGACTTAGAACTGCTATTAGATGTACACCCACAAGACTTATTAAGTCAGTTAGTTAGAACAACGTTTACCGCAGAAAACGGTCATGAGTTAGCAGTTAGTGACTTCTCAGCCATCGAGGCTCGAGTTATTGCTTGGTATGCCAAAGAACAATGGCGCTTAGATGTGTTTAACACACACGGCAAGATTTATGAAGCGTCTGCATCTCAAATGTTTGGCGTCCCTGTTGAATCAATTAAAAAAGGCGACCCGCTCAGACAAAAAGGTAAAGTGTCAGAACTTGCATTAGGTTATCAAGGTGGGCCTGGTGCTTTAAAAGCTATGGGCGCACTGGATATGGGCATTGATGAGAGTGAGTTACAAGGCTTGGTTGATAGTTGGCGTAAAGCTAACCCTAACATTGTTAACTTTTGGAAAGCGTGCCAAGATGCTGCAATTAAAACGGTAGAAACCCGCCAACGCCATAAGACGCACGGCTTAACGTTCTATATGAATAAAGGCTTTTTAATGATAGAGCTACCAAGTGGCAGAGCATTAGCTTATCCGAAAGCGCGACTAGGTGAGAACGATTGGGGCGCACCAGTTGTTAACTTCATGGGATTAGACCTAAATCGCAAATGGACAAAGTTATCAACATACGGTGGGAAACTTGTGGAGAACATTGTACAAGCAACGGCAAGAGATTTATTAGCTATCTCAATGTATCGAATAGAACATGCAGGCTTTCAAATCGTAGGTCATGTACATGATGAGATTATCGTTGAAGTACCAGTAGGATCTAATGGACTTGAAAAAATAGAAAAATTAATGAGCAAACCAGTGGAATGGGCTAAAGGTTTAAACCTTAATAGTGATGGATTTACAAGCCCGTTCTATATGAAAGATTAG
- a CDS encoding ImmA/IrrE family metallo-endopeptidase produces MGRYEELVAKYPNLHIKETSMLPCFQSGMYVNGEIYINKDRDTSTKLETLAEEIAHHKISYGNILDTSKTMNRKYELKARRLASEMLVTLNDIVEAFKFGVHNLFELAEYLEVTEEFILNAIQHYKKKYGLTAQCGDYAIQFEPLRVFKYENIE; encoded by the coding sequence ATGGGGAGATATGAAGAATTAGTAGCAAAATATCCAAATTTACATATAAAAGAAACAAGTATGCTACCCTGCTTTCAATCCGGGATGTATGTTAATGGGGAAATATACATTAATAAAGACAGAGATACAAGTACAAAACTAGAAACACTAGCTGAAGAAATAGCGCATCATAAAATATCTTACGGCAACATACTAGATACTAGTAAAACCATGAACCGTAAATATGAACTCAAAGCACGACGGCTTGCAAGTGAAATGCTAGTCACGCTAAATGATATCGTGGAAGCTTTTAAATTTGGCGTTCATAATTTATTTGAACTTGCTGAGTATTTAGAAGTGACTGAAGAATTCATATTAAATGCAATACAACACTATAAAAAGAAATATGGTTTAACAGCTCAATGTGGAGATTACGCAATTCAATTTGAACCACTAAGAGTTTTTAAATATGAAAATATAGAATAA
- a CDS encoding helix-turn-helix domain-containing protein, with the protein MAKEILSQNLKNLLERKGKTQTDMAKDLNLKESTVSSWINAVKYPRRDKIELLADYFGVMPSDITEDKALQQDTVAAHFDKEDLTEEEMKEVQDFIKFIKSKRN; encoded by the coding sequence ATGGCTAAAGAAATTCTTTCACAAAATTTAAAAAATCTTTTAGAACGTAAAGGTAAAACACAAACTGATATGGCAAAAGATTTGAATTTAAAAGAATCGACTGTAAGTAGTTGGATCAATGCGGTTAAATATCCCCGAAGAGACAAAATCGAACTACTAGCAGATTACTTTGGCGTTATGCCCTCTGATATCACAGAAGATAAAGCTTTACAACAAGACACAGTTGCAGCACATTTTGATAAAGAAGATTTAACAGAAGAAGAAATGAAAGAAGTTCAAGATTTTATTAAATTCATTAAAAGTAAAAGAAATTAA
- a CDS encoding DUF2815 family protein, translating into MKAKQNGTKVITGKVRASYAHIFEPHSMQEGQDAKYSVSLIIPKSETSTINAIEKAVDEAIENGKASKFGGKVPGNLKTPLRDGDIEREDDLNYQDAYFLNASSKSAPGIVDQNKIRLTDASTVVSGDYIRASLNLYPFNTNGNKGIAVGLNNIQLVEKGEPLGGASAAEDDFDELDTDEDDLI; encoded by the coding sequence ATGAAAGCAAAACAAAATGGAACAAAAGTGATTACAGGTAAAGTGAGAGCATCATACGCACATATCTTTGAACCTCATAGTATGCAAGAAGGGCAAGACGCTAAATACTCAGTAAGTTTAATCATTCCAAAGTCAGAAACAAGCACAATCAATGCAATTGAAAAAGCAGTTGATGAAGCAATTGAAAATGGTAAAGCGTCTAAGTTTGGCGGTAAGGTACCCGGAAACTTAAAAACCCCTTTAAGAGATGGAGACATTGAACGTGAAGATGATCTTAACTATCAAGATGCATACTTTTTAAACGCATCAAGCAAAAGCGCACCTGGTATTGTTGACCAAAATAAAATCCGACTTACAGACGCTAGTACGGTTGTAAGTGGAGATTACATTAGAGCATCACTAAACTTATATCCATTTAATACCAATGGTAATAAAGGAATTGCAGTAGGGCTTAATAACATTCAATTGGTTGAAAAAGGAGAACCTTTAGGCGGTGCAAGTGCTGCAGAAGATGACTTCGACGAATTAGACACAGATGAAGACGATTTAATTTAG
- a CDS encoding DUF771 domain-containing protein: MQQTLSVSIPIPDTHVLIEKTEYEDLQNLTLNPIWDMKDLKQKLKMSSDDTVKDKLLYNPKFMKELKEKGIVHYPNEDFNRWRFNARKMNAFIDEHFEAILRR; encoded by the coding sequence ATGCAACAAACATTAAGTGTTTCAATTCCAATACCCGACACACATGTATTAATTGAGAAAACGGAATATGAAGATTTACAAAATCTAACATTAAATCCGATATGGGACATGAAAGATTTAAAGCAAAAACTCAAGATGTCATCTGATGACACGGTTAAAGATAAGTTGCTTTACAATCCTAAATTCATGAAAGAGCTCAAAGAAAAAGGGATTGTTCATTATCCTAATGAAGATTTTAACCGTTGGCGATTTAATGCTAGGAAGATGAACGCATTTATAGATGAACATTTCGAAGCTATTTTAAGGAGGTGA
- a CDS encoding XTP/dITP diphosphatase produces the protein MADIVIATNNKGKINDFKSIFPNDNVIGISELIKDFDVEETGTTFEENARLKSEEAAKVLNKRVIADDSGLEVFALNGEPGVYSARYAGLDKSDDANIDKLLKNLDGIENRDARFVCVISMSAPNETTQTFKGTVSGVITTERQGEHGFGYDPIFYVPEKGKTMAQLTTTEKSEISHRGNAIKKLNAYLESEK, from the coding sequence ATGGCAGACATCGTAATTGCTACAAATAATAAAGGTAAAATTAATGATTTTAAATCAATTTTTCCCAATGACAATGTGATAGGTATATCAGAACTAATAAAAGACTTTGATGTAGAGGAAACGGGAACAACTTTTGAAGAGAATGCACGATTAAAGTCTGAAGAAGCTGCAAAAGTATTGAATAAACGTGTGATAGCAGATGATAGTGGATTAGAGGTATTTGCTCTAAATGGCGAACCTGGCGTTTATTCAGCTAGATATGCAGGATTAGATAAGAGTGATGATGCTAATATTGATAAATTATTAAAAAATTTAGATGGTATCGAAAATCGAGATGCACGATTTGTTTGCGTCATTAGTATGAGTGCACCTAATGAAACTACTCAAACTTTCAAAGGTACTGTTTCTGGAGTGATTACTACTGAAAGACAGGGTGAACATGGTTTTGGTTATGATCCTATTTTCTATGTGCCTGAAAAAGGTAAAACTATGGCTCAACTTACTACAACAGAAAAGAGTGAAATCAGTCATAGAGGTAATGCAATTAAGAAATTGAATGCTTATTTGGAGAGTGAGAAGTAA
- a CDS encoding nucleoside 2-deoxyribosyltransferase, producing the protein MIYLGGDMLSIGQQMRREWEKQELQRLGFKVYAPHDDKDINDKENAKQDKLAERIVFNDTLGMETSDVMIFDYLPHAQGTICEMGYAQHLKRASEKDIKVYVQCTDIRQGTGHISDEQDRAEFSINQYVYGVIMDVTDGRGIQTFDEICRELIS; encoded by the coding sequence ATGATCTATTTAGGTGGCGACATGCTAAGTATAGGGCAACAGATGCGTCGTGAGTGGGAGAAACAAGAATTACAGCGATTAGGCTTTAAAGTCTACGCACCACACGACGATAAGGATATCAATGATAAAGAAAACGCTAAGCAAGATAAACTAGCAGAACGCATTGTGTTTAATGACACATTAGGCATGGAAACAAGCGATGTAATGATATTCGACTACTTACCTCATGCACAAGGGACAATTTGCGAAATGGGGTACGCACAGCACCTTAAAAGAGCAAGTGAGAAGGATATTAAGGTTTACGTCCAATGTACTGACATTAGACAAGGAACGGGACATATTTCAGATGAACAAGATCGTGCAGAGTTCAGTATCAATCAATATGTGTATGGCGTAATCATGGATGTCACTGATGGCAGAGGTATTCAAACGTTTGATGAGATATGCAGGGAGTTAATCTCATGA
- a CDS encoding tyrosine-type recombinase/integrase, producing the protein MQTRCYDGKKWQYEFKYEGKRYRKKGFRTKREANSAGLDKLSELKQGIEYEPNLTLYDYFKTWCETFKKSTVTPKTYKSYTSAIEHINNHPIGKKKLKDISRYHYQDFINEFSKHHSKETIRKLNGYLRTSLDDAVYEGLISKNPTFKVSYKANNPNKSEDSKYINLKDYELLKQHLMTKDNASSLVLFIMICTGCRISGALNLKREYINQVKSEIYIDEHKTDSSPRYVSISQKDMNHIIKSIDQLPRTIDGTIFGELTNNAVNKRLKIYCNNLGIKEITSHALRHTHCSYLLAKGISIYYISKRLGHKNISVTTEVYSHLLEETYKEEDEKATQIISAM; encoded by the coding sequence ATGCAAACACGATGTTATGACGGTAAAAAATGGCAATATGAATTTAAATATGAAGGTAAACGATATCGTAAGAAAGGTTTCAGAACAAAACGTGAGGCAAATTCTGCAGGGTTAGATAAGTTAAGTGAGTTAAAGCAAGGTATTGAGTACGAACCTAATTTAACACTATATGACTATTTTAAAACCTGGTGCGAAACGTTTAAAAAGTCAACAGTGACGCCTAAGACATACAAGTCTTATACTTCTGCTATAGAACACATCAATAACCACCCTATTGGTAAGAAGAAATTAAAAGACATTTCAAGATACCACTATCAAGATTTCATCAATGAGTTTTCAAAACATCATTCTAAAGAAACTATTAGAAAACTAAACGGCTATCTTAGAACGTCATTAGATGATGCAGTATATGAGGGACTTATATCTAAGAACCCAACTTTTAAAGTGAGTTATAAAGCTAATAACCCAAATAAAAGTGAAGATAGTAAGTATATCAACCTAAAAGACTATGAATTGTTAAAACAGCATTTGATGACTAAAGACAATGCGTCATCACTTGTATTATTCATCATGATTTGTACTGGTTGTCGCATAAGTGGTGCTTTGAATCTAAAACGTGAATATATTAACCAAGTTAAAAGTGAAATATATATTGATGAGCATAAAACGGATTCGTCACCTCGTTATGTGTCCATTAGTCAAAAGGATATGAATCATATTATTAAGTCTATTGATCAATTACCTAGAACAATTGACGGAACTATATTTGGTGAACTAACAAACAATGCAGTTAACAAACGTTTAAAAATATATTGTAACAATTTAGGTATCAAAGAAATCACTTCACATGCTTTACGTCATACTCACTGTTCCTATTTATTAGCTAAAGGTATTTCTATATATTACATTTCGAAAAGACTAGGACACAAAAATATATCAGTAACCACAGAAGTTTATTCACATTTACTTGAAGAAACTTACAAAGAAGAAGATGAAAAAGCAACGCAAATAATAAGCGCAATGTGA
- a CDS encoding helix-turn-helix transcriptional regulator, translated as MTDTIETFSLKGARNEFDYTQEQIADKLGVSRAQYIAWEKGDVTPKSMVVYALAYIYGINADLLRVSKKF; from the coding sequence ATGACTGACACAATAGAGACTTTTTCGCTCAAGGGCGCTCGTAACGAATTTGATTATACGCAAGAGCAAATAGCTGATAAACTAGGGGTTTCTAGGGCGCAATATATTGCGTGGGAAAAAGGGGATGTAACGCCTAAAAGCATGGTTGTTTACGCTTTAGCTTACATTTATGGTATTAACGCTGACTTGTTAAGAGTTAGCAAAAAATTTTAA
- the dut gene encoding dUTP diphosphatase produces MSILPIKLLSENAILPTRANPTDSGLDLYVAEDTTIPAHSTVVVPTHIAIDLAYGYEAQVRPRSGNSLKTKLRVALGTIDHTYNKEIGIITDNIGDEAIVVKAGTRLAQLVVTPVMLPEPTEVQEFDEESERGAYGSTGE; encoded by the coding sequence ATGTCAATTTTACCAATTAAATTATTATCAGAAAATGCAATCTTGCCAACAAGAGCAAATCCGACAGATAGTGGATTAGATTTATATGTAGCAGAAGATACAACTATTCCAGCACATAGTACAGTCGTAGTACCTACACACATTGCTATTGATTTAGCGTATGGATATGAGGCGCAAGTGAGACCACGTTCAGGTAATTCACTTAAAACTAAGTTACGTGTAGCGCTTGGAACAATTGATCACACGTATAACAAAGAAATTGGAATTATCACAGACAATATCGGTGATGAGGCAATCGTAGTTAAAGCAGGCACACGTTTAGCACAGTTAGTCGTTACACCAGTGATGTTGCCAGAGCCAACGGAGGTGCAAGAGTTTGACGAAGAATCAGAACGTGGAGCATACGGAAGC